From Candidatus Paceibacterota bacterium, the proteins below share one genomic window:
- the rsmI gene encoding 16S rRNA (cytidine(1402)-2'-O)-methyltransferase, protein MMNQSPPPLTPGTLYLVATPIGNLEDITLRALRTLKECDVVAAEDTRRTGQLLKHFGIARPLLSYFQFNEARRSEEIIARLRRGEKIALVSDAGSPGISDPGERVVRAAITAGLRVEPVPGPSALVAALTASGLPTDELHFIGFLPHKSGQRRRELERLQGIAGTLVFYESPYRIEKLLVELNEVFPARQVVLARELTKKFEEYLRGKPADLLTLLQRRSLKGEFVVLVGSETAG, encoded by the coding sequence ATGATGAACCAATCTCCGCCGCCGCTGACGCCGGGGACCCTTTACCTGGTCGCGACGCCGATTGGGAATCTGGAGGACATCACGCTGCGGGCGTTGCGCACGCTCAAAGAGTGCGATGTGGTAGCGGCAGAGGACACGCGGCGGACGGGGCAGTTGCTCAAGCACTTCGGCATTGCCAGGCCGCTGCTGAGCTATTTCCAGTTCAACGAGGCCAGGCGGAGCGAAGAAATCATCGCCCGTTTGCGGCGCGGCGAGAAGATTGCGCTGGTGAGCGACGCCGGCAGCCCGGGCATCAGCGACCCCGGCGAGCGAGTCGTGCGGGCGGCGATCACGGCGGGCCTGCGCGTCGAGCCGGTGCCGGGGCCCAGCGCGCTGGTCGCGGCCCTGACTGCCAGCGGGCTCCCGACCGACGAGCTCCACTTCATCGGCTTCCTGCCTCACAAGTCAGGTCAGCGCCGCCGAGAACTGGAGCGGCTACAGGGCATCGCCGGGACGCTAGTCTTCTACGAATCGCCTTACCGCATCGAGAAGCTGCTGGTTGAACTGAACGAAGTGTTCCCCGCGCGCCAGGTCGTTCTGGCGCGCGAGCTGACCAAGAAGTTCGAGGAGTACCTCCGCGGCAAACCGGCCGACCTGCTGACGCTGCTGCAGCGACGCTCGTTAAAGGGAGAATTTGTCGTCCTGGTAGGCAGCGAGACGGCTGGATAG
- a CDS encoding FAD-linked oxidase C-terminal domain-containing protein, whose amino-acid sequence MSPRKTKLLTQLKRILPPGEITFADAALSEHAGDKWFAAHKPDAVVLPRSSRSVAAALRFANRHRIPVTPRGAGHGYVGGCVPVRGGIVLSLARMNRIKEINAADFVAVVQPGVNTARLQQTVEKLGLFYPPDPASRADNFIGGNIVTNAGGPRCLKYGVTRDYVLGLEVVLADGTVLRLGGRTHKNKTGFELHRLFVGSEGLLGIVTEASLKLLPLPPYRACLAVGFGSMRAAVRSLHAILAAGFLPAALELADSFTLAAAFKRTGSGRLRGCRAHLIVELDGQQRSVRGEIRQLRAILAPQQPLFVETGLGAAQCEAVWQIRREFSYALRDTGLTKLNEDIVVPRGRLEDLFDFAARLQRKHGLSVACFGHAGDGNIHTNVMVDFNQPGAKRRSQAVLDELFAQVIGWGGAITGEHGIGLAKRRWWPRAVPPEVRAFHRAIKHALDPGGILNPGKFV is encoded by the coding sequence ATGAGTCCGCGCAAAACTAAACTCCTTACCCAACTCAAACGCATCCTGCCGCCGGGCGAAATTACCTTCGCCGACGCCGCACTATCGGAGCACGCGGGCGATAAATGGTTCGCCGCCCACAAACCCGATGCCGTTGTGCTGCCCCGCAGCAGCCGGTCCGTCGCAGCAGCCCTGCGTTTCGCAAACCGTCATCGCATCCCTGTCACCCCGCGCGGCGCGGGGCACGGCTATGTGGGCGGTTGCGTGCCGGTACGCGGCGGAATCGTGTTGTCGCTGGCGCGCATGAACCGCATCAAGGAGATCAACGCGGCGGACTTCGTCGCCGTCGTCCAACCCGGTGTCAATACCGCCAGGCTGCAGCAAACAGTCGAGAAGCTCGGCCTGTTCTACCCGCCCGACCCGGCCAGCCGCGCCGACAACTTCATTGGCGGCAACATCGTCACCAACGCCGGCGGTCCGCGTTGCCTCAAGTACGGCGTCACCCGAGATTACGTTCTGGGCCTGGAAGTCGTTCTGGCCGACGGCACCGTGCTCCGCCTCGGCGGTCGCACGCACAAGAATAAAACCGGCTTCGAATTGCACCGGTTGTTCGTCGGCTCCGAGGGCCTGCTGGGCATCGTCACCGAGGCTTCCCTCAAGCTGCTGCCACTCCCGCCTTACCGCGCCTGCCTGGCCGTCGGTTTCGGGTCCATGCGCGCCGCAGTTCGCTCGCTGCACGCCATTCTCGCCGCCGGGTTCCTGCCCGCCGCACTTGAACTGGCTGATTCCTTCACGCTAGCGGCCGCCTTCAAGCGTACCGGAAGCGGACGCCTTCGGGGGTGCCGCGCTCACCTGATTGTAGAATTGGACGGCCAGCAGCGCTCCGTTCGCGGGGAAATCCGCCAACTCCGCGCTATCCTTGCCCCCCAGCAACCCCTCTTCGTTGAAACTGGCCTGGGCGCTGCTCAATGCGAAGCTGTCTGGCAAATCCGCCGCGAATTCTCCTACGCGCTGCGCGACACCGGACTCACCAAACTCAACGAGGACATCGTCGTGCCGCGCGGGCGCCTGGAAGACCTGTTCGACTTCGCCGCCCGCCTGCAGCGCAAGCACGGCCTTTCAGTCGCCTGCTTCGGCCACGCCGGCGACGGCAACATCCACACCAACGTCATGGTGGACTTCAACCAACCCGGCGCCAAACGTCGCAGCCAGGCCGTGCTGGACGAACTCTTCGCCCAGGTCATCGGTTGGGGTGGCGCGATTACCGGCGAGCACGGCATCGGCCTGGCCAAGCGGCGCTGGTGGCCGCGGGCCGTCCCGCCAGAGGTCCGCGCCTTCCATCGTGCGATCAAGCACGCCCTCGACCCGGGCGGCATCCTCAACCCCGGCAAGTTTGTCTGA